The following nucleotide sequence is from Methanobrevibacter thaueri.
ACATCCACACAAACTGCTAACTTAAATCTATTGGGAGCTAACTAAATGACTTTTACACCACCGGACTTTTCACAGATTCTAGCCAATGAACAGACAATGAATTCAAGACTGACAACATTAAGAAATAACTTAAGAGCAGGATTAACAAGTGCCGGAATAAGTTATAGCCAATCCGATACCATTAATCAGTTAATAGACAGGTACGAAATTCTTCCAATATTTAAAACAGACGTTAATGTTAATCCAAACACTGCCGGAAAACTTGGAACATTATATAAGATGGCAAACATCAGTGCCGCATCATGGTCAAGTTCCAACAACGGAAAATATCATGTTGCATATACAAATGACACCACTCAAGACCAGTTCGAAGAAGATGGGTGGTACTATACAGCAGCATTCGGCAAATTCATAACAACACCAGGAACTTTCTATTATGGTGACAATAACGGATGGAGAATCGAATCAGAATATGATATAACCGACGGATGGAACGGATTGATGGGAATAGGTTTTCTAATAGATGCAAATTACAGTAAATCCGGTTTGGTTAAAGATTACAATGCTGACGGATATACAGGAACATTCATAGGTTCAGTTGGAGGATATCCGGGAGTTTTTTCACTTGACAGTGGATGGGGATTGGAGAGAAGTTCAGTATATGATGAGGATCATCCATTCGCCAAAGGAACAATGATACTAGAAAAAGGTGATGACTATGAGTTGAACTATCTTTTCAAAAACACAAATGGTGTTGAACTGCTGTCAGGAACATGGGATCCGTTTGACACATGGAATTCAGATGAAATAGTATTTGGAGCATTCGGATCTGATGGCTACAAATCAAACAGCCATACTACATGCAATACAAGGGCAACCAGAATATATTATGAACCGGAATAGGAGGATGTTAATGTGAGCATAGCCAGCAATGTTATTTTAGAAAACACAAGACTCGGAACTACCAGAACAAAAATCAGAAACAAACTGACAGAGTATAATATCTGGTGGGACAATTCACTGACAATATTTGAACTTGTTGAAAGACTTGTTCTGATGTTTGCAGTGACAGTATTGAGCACTGTAAAGTCAAATATAGTTACTCCCGGAGGATTTGAGTATAGTGTAACATTGGAAGATGATGGAGTTCCGGTTGACTGGTGGATTAATGGAGTTCATAGCACTGTGAGAACAGATGCTAATGGAAAATCAGCAATTACAGTACAATATGTTCAGGATGCAACAGGAACTGTTGTTTGTAAAGTTGGAAAAAAGGAAGTCATAAACATTAATTATTCCTGCGTTCCATTTGAAAGTTTTTCAGATTACGCATGGAACTATGAACCAGAAAACTTTGACATTGTAAAATATCCAACAAGCATTTCACACACATTCAACATAGGCGAGGTGAATTATTCTGAAGTGTTTAATCTTGCAAAGGACGTTGGAAGTTCAAGCGTTGTAATGGCAATACCAAAAGTGTATGCCAACGGTATTGGAGGCACTAACGGAATCCATATTGAAGTAGCACTTTATCAGAAAAAGGACAGCAACCAAGGATGGGGAGATGCCATTGCATTAGTCAATTCAAAATCATTAAGCCATTACAGAGATACAAAAATCCTGGAACTGGGAGCATATCCTGGCAATAAAGGATTGAAATATTCAACATCAGATCATGTAGTAAGAGATTTGAATGTCAGTTCAGGGCAACTGACTTTGGATTCACAGCTCTATTATTTTGACTTGTATTATGACAACGGATATGTCAAAGCAACAATAAGGGCAGGAACAACTAATGTCTATACTTATGAAGGAGATGCAAGCGATAAGATAACATTTGACACTTTCTATCCTGCAGTAATGATTTATGATGCTGGAGGACACATCCAATTTGAAAGCATAGAAGTTGAACCATGGACACATGAGGAGGAATAAACATGGCAGATAAAGAATGGATAACAATCGGAAGAGTAGTAGGTGATACGGGAGAAAAAGGAGATACTGGTGATGCATTTACATATGAAGATTTCACACCAGAGCAACTGGCAGGATTGAAAGGTGAAACCGGTGATACAGGGCCAGCAGGACCAAAAGGTGATACAGGTGATAAAGGAGAAACTGGTGCGAAAGGTGATAAAGGCGACAAAGGTGAGACTGGAGCAACTGGAGAAAAAGGAGACACAGGACCTAAGGGAGATACTGGAAACACAGGAGCTACTGGAGATACTGGACCGGCCGGGGCGACTGGGGACACTGGAGCTACTGGTACTGCTACTACTATTAAAGGCTCGTATAACACTTACCATGAATTAATTGCTGCACATCCAACAGGTAATCAAGGAGACAGCTATATAGTCAACGGCTCTCTTTATGTTTGGAATGGGAATGATTGGGAAAACATAGGAAACATAAAAGGAGAAAAAGGTGATACTGGAAGCACTGGACCTAAAGGAGATATTGGTGCAACTGGGCCTAAAGGGGATACTGGCGATACCGGTGCAACTGGAGCTACTGGTCAGGGCAGTGATGAGGAAGCAGGATGGAAACTGCCTGTAGATCAGATATTAACTACAACAACATTACCGACAGGTGTTAGTGCAGGTTATCGTGTAGCTATTTGTACAAGTTCAGTTATGGCCATTAAAGAGTATAATGGAACTTCCTGGGAAACTGAATCTCTTGATCCGTATTCTGTGATACCATTAAAGCATTCTGGAAGCATACAGATGTATTTGGCAAAATCAACGGGACCGGTCTATATGGGTGTTGAATATGGCGTCTTTGGAAAGTTTAGGTTCATGACACAGGCAGCATATGATGCATTAAGTAGCTATGATAATGATACAATTTATTTTGTAAGAAGTTCATAAGTGATATTATGGAATTGTCGGATGAAATGTTAACAGAAATTAGCTATGTGCAAATTTCAAAATATAGAGAAAAAGTAATGAAGTCTTTAGATGGTGATGTTAAAATACCTACTGCCATAGCTAATGATTCTGGGATTAGAACAAATCATATTTCAAAGGTATTGTCTGAATTAAAAGCACATGAACTAGTAGAATGTATTAATCCCGAAGTTAGAAAAGGTAGATTATACCGATTAACTGATAAAGGCGAGAATATAGTTAAAAATTTAGAATAAATATTATTAAACTTAGAAAGGAGGATACTAATATAAGTCATATTCATTGTGTTTAATGAATTAATAGTATAATTTAAATAAGGTTAGATTTAAATAAATAAAAAATTATATTATACTTCTAAAACTTATACTACAGGTGATACTTATGAAATCTAAATTTTCTCCCAGATTTATAATTAGAGATTTTTTTAAATTTCATAGTGAAGATAAGGCTAAAATAATTGGAGTCCCGTTAATTATTTCATTTATTTTAATATTTTTTGTAGATATTAATATGGAGTTAGTTAATATTTTATTGGTATCCTTATCAATCTTCATAGGTTTCTTATTAAATTTAATGTTGCTTTCATTTAATTTGAAGGAAACTAATGCTAAATCAACTGAAGTTAATAGGGAAGAGTGGAATATTGAGAATTTTTTAATAGAATATCATGTTACACTTTCATTTGAAATTTTAATTACAGTTGTATTGGTTATAATTCTTTTATTAGCAACTTTATTGCATAAAAATTTCTTAATTTTATTTTCCAGTGATTTACTATTTTGGATTAGGATAATATTTAATTTTGCAGTTATTTTTTTAATTTCATTATTCTTTTTAGTAATATTTAGAGTGTTGAAATTCGGACATATTTTAATTAAATATCATCTTGAAAATTAATTTGAAGATCTATAAATATCATCAGCATACTCTTTTCCTTTTTTATGTATTGATTCAAATGTTCTATGGCCGTCATCCCCATCTTTTAATTCATCTGTGATGTCTCTAGCCGGAACAGCATTTTTAAGTTTATTAATAGTGAATGTTCTTTCAGAACCATGTAAATCAATTTCTAACTTTATATCTTCGGTTTCTAAATTATTTCCAATTATAGTATCGTATTCTTTTGATTCATCTGATTCATTATTTATTAAATTTTTTATCTTATTGACCAATGGTTTCCTATTATCTTTATTTATTTGTAATTTAAGTTCGACATATCCTTCTTCAGGTTCATATCCTTCTAATATGTCTAATTTATCAACAGGCAATTTATTTGAAATAAATCTTATTCTTTTTAGAACTCCTTGATTAAGATAAGTATTAATAATTTGTTCGGGTAAAAATGATTTTAATTCTAATCGTAAATTAGTATAAGAGTGGTCTTTTATGAAATTTCCGAACCATTCTTCGAAAAGTGTTTTAATCCCATCGGTACCTTTACTTTCTAAAATCAATAATCCTTGCTTGTTATTTTTAGGAATTTCAATATAAAAATAGTAAGGATTTAATATGCATTGGTCTTTTGAAATGATACGATCATCGGTATTGTCGGAAATATTTTTGACTGGGTGTTCTTTTCCTGAAGTACCATATAAAAATTCTCCAAAAAATATATTTTCATTTTCTGTGTTGAAATCTTTAATGAATAGTACTTTATTGTCTTTATCAAAATGAGAATTTTCTATATTATCACTAAAAAACTTGTATAATATTTCCATTATGGATTTAGGTTGTATATCGGGTTGTAAAGAACTATAATTAATTTTATCTAACACTACTTTTTCATCAGATTGCGTATTCCACAGTATAATATTATATGTTGATAAATTTATTTTTACCATTGACTTCTCACCATTATATTTTTATTCAAAATTCCTTTTAACTATTGATTTTAATTCGTCAACAGAATAATATTCGTTATTTAATTTTCTATGGAGCATAGCATGACAATTTGGACAAACTGGAATCAAATCAGTTTTATAATCTACTTCATAGTCTTCCTTAATTTGATTTAATGGAACAATATGATGCACATGAATGAATCCTTTTCCTAAATCTCCATACATTTTTTCAAATGATAAACCACAAACAGAACATTCACAACCATGATATTCAATACATTTTTTTCTTGCAAGAGGATTTCTTTCATACTTGTTAACTGTTATTGTTGTTACTGCACCTTCATGATAGTTTTCAGGTATGTCTGATTCAGGGTATATCATATTAGGAGATTCTAATTCAAAATATTTATCCATATATTCTGCTAAATTATCTGGAACTTTAACACCTTTTTGTGGCGCTGCATTTAATCCATTATCCTTAAGATATTCAATAGATAACTCTTCCCTATCTGCTCGTCCAAGTAATTTGAGCCGTGCACGCATATAAGATTTAGAAGTTTCATAATCATCGGGATTAGTCCAATAGTCTATATCTTCTGTGCACTCTGAAAAAGGCATAGATTCTTTTATTACTTCTGTTTTATACATTACTTTTTGAAATGGTTTTGAACAGTAGAGGTATACAATGTCTCCAACTTCAAATTTTAAACGTTGTTTCCAGTCCACATATCCATAGTCATCAAAAAATTTTGCATGATTATATATTAGGGGATTGGCTGGAATCATCCATATTTGCATTAGTTTCACCATTTTTTACTTAAATTTCAATTTTCTTTTTGAATGTATC
It contains:
- a CDS encoding phage upper tail fiber protein, with the protein product MADKEWITIGRVVGDTGEKGDTGDAFTYEDFTPEQLAGLKGETGDTGPAGPKGDTGDKGETGAKGDKGDKGETGATGEKGDTGPKGDTGNTGATGDTGPAGATGDTGATGTATTIKGSYNTYHELIAAHPTGNQGDSYIVNGSLYVWNGNDWENIGNIKGEKGDTGSTGPKGDIGATGPKGDTGDTGATGATGQGSDEEAGWKLPVDQILTTTTLPTGVSAGYRVAICTSSVMAIKEYNGTSWETESLDPYSVIPLKHSGSIQMYLAKSTGPVYMGVEYGVFGKFRFMTQAAYDALSSYDNDTIYFVRSS
- a CDS encoding transcriptional regulator; this translates as MMELSDEMLTEISYVQISKYREKVMKSLDGDVKIPTAIANDSGIRTNHISKVLSELKAHELVECINPEVRKGRLYRLTDKGENIVKNLE
- a CDS encoding HNH endonuclease, with the protein product MQIWMIPANPLIYNHAKFFDDYGYVDWKQRLKFEVGDIVYLYCSKPFQKVMYKTEVIKESMPFSECTEDIDYWTNPDDYETSKSYMRARLKLLGRADREELSIEYLKDNGLNAAPQKGVKVPDNLAEYMDKYFELESPNMIYPESDIPENYHEGAVTTITVNKYERNPLARKKCIEYHGCECSVCGLSFEKMYGDLGKGFIHVHHIVPLNQIKEDYEVDYKTDLIPVCPNCHAMLHRKLNNEYYSVDELKSIVKRNFE